One Thermus hydrothermalis genomic region harbors:
- a CDS encoding ABC transporter ATP-binding protein, giving the protein MERAPLLTLEGIRKRFGEHEVLKGIDLALYPGEILALLGPSGCGKTTLLRVIAGLETPDGGRVVLQGQDITPLPPERRGIGFVFQDYALFPHLTALGNVAFGLKGKDRLLRAQKALERVGMTLFQHRKPGELSGGQQQRVALARALAPGPKLVLLDEPFSSLDASLRAATREEVRKVLKETGTTALLVTHDQEEALSFADRLGVMRDGKLLQVGTPEEVYLRPKTPFVAQFLGRTNLLSGEGKGRHAETCLGPVPLAEPAHGPLLLSLRPEALRLAPPEEGGPLGQVVAREFKGHDLTYRVRLLAPEREVLVQEGPESPFRVGDLVAVKVAGEGVALDGQSPKTPVGTD; this is encoded by the coding sequence GTGGAGCGAGCGCCGCTTTTAACCCTAGAGGGCATCCGCAAGCGCTTCGGGGAGCACGAGGTGCTTAAGGGGATAGACCTCGCCCTTTACCCCGGGGAGATCCTGGCCCTGCTCGGGCCTTCGGGCTGCGGCAAGACCACCCTCCTCCGGGTTATCGCCGGCCTGGAAACCCCGGACGGGGGGAGGGTCGTCCTCCAAGGCCAGGACATCACCCCCCTCCCCCCGGAAAGGCGGGGCATCGGCTTCGTCTTCCAAGACTACGCCCTCTTCCCCCACCTCACCGCCTTGGGCAACGTGGCCTTCGGGCTTAAGGGGAAAGACCGCCTTCTAAGGGCGCAGAAGGCCTTAGAGCGGGTGGGCATGACCCTCTTCCAGCACCGCAAGCCGGGGGAGCTTTCCGGCGGGCAACAGCAGCGGGTGGCCTTGGCCCGGGCCCTGGCCCCCGGGCCCAAGCTCGTCCTCCTGGACGAGCCCTTCTCCAGCCTGGACGCAAGCCTCCGCGCCGCCACCCGGGAAGAGGTGCGCAAGGTGCTCAAAGAGACGGGCACCACCGCCCTCCTGGTCACCCACGACCAGGAGGAAGCCCTCTCCTTCGCCGACCGCCTGGGGGTGATGCGGGACGGAAAGCTCTTGCAGGTGGGCACCCCCGAGGAGGTCTACCTCCGGCCCAAGACCCCCTTCGTGGCCCAGTTCCTGGGGCGCACCAACCTCCTATCGGGCGAGGGAAAAGGCCGTCACGCCGAAACCTGCCTGGGCCCCGTGCCCTTGGCCGAGCCCGCCCATGGGCCCCTGCTCCTCTCCCTACGCCCCGAGGCCCTCCGCCTCGCCCCCCCGGAGGAAGGCGGCCCCTTGGGCCAGGTGGTGGCCCGGGAGTTCAAGGGGCACGACCTCACCTACCGGGTGCGCCTTTTGGCCCCGGAGCGGGAGGTCCTGGTGCAGGAAGGCCCGGAAAGCCCCTTCCGGGTAGGGGACTTGGTGGCGGTGAAGGTGGCGGGGGAAGGGGTGGCCCTGGACGGCCAAAGCCCCAAGACCCCCGTGGGCACGGACTAA
- a CDS encoding ABC transporter permease, translating to MNVHPLTHRSGLLPFLIPALLTGGGVALPLVYLVLRALEADPHTLREIVLRPKNLELLLNTLALLVGVLALTTLIALPLAFLTTRTDLKGKRLLTTLLSLPLAIPGYVGAYVYLAATGPSSLLPLPRPEGYWGALLILSLFTYPYLFLSLRAAFLGLDPTLEEAARTLGLKPWQAFLRAAFPQLLPALLSGYLVVGLHVLGDFGTVSLLRYETFSYAIYLQYNAAFDRVYAAWLALMLLLLTGGLLALEGLFLRRLTIGRTGRGASRKAKPVHLGIFAPIAYLVLTLPLLFGLIFPLFVLFYLAQRFPMERLYGVGEALLHSALAALPASLLAVGMALPIAYLATRYPLGLSRMLERIAYLGYAIPPLAFALAWIFFSLRGLPFLYGTLPLLVLVLAFHFLAESLGPVRGALLQVPRRLEEAARTLGETPTGAFFRVTFPLLWRGAVAGGALAFIGAVKELPITLLLAPMGYATLATRVFSYTQEAMFAEAAPFALLIVLLSAAFVGVLLWSERRF from the coding sequence TTGAACGTTCATCCGCTAACCCACCGCTCGGGGCTCCTACCCTTCCTAATCCCCGCCCTCCTCACGGGGGGCGGGGTGGCCCTGCCCCTCGTCTACCTGGTCCTTAGAGCCCTCGAGGCCGACCCTCACACCCTAAGGGAAATCGTCCTCCGACCCAAAAACCTAGAACTCCTCCTCAACACCTTAGCCCTCCTCGTAGGGGTCCTGGCCCTCACCACCCTCATCGCCCTACCTTTGGCCTTTCTCACCACGCGCACAGATCTGAAAGGAAAACGCCTCCTCACCACCCTCCTTAGCCTTCCCCTGGCCATTCCGGGATACGTGGGAGCCTATGTCTATTTAGCAGCCACAGGCCCGTCCAGCCTCCTTCCCTTGCCACGCCCAGAAGGCTATTGGGGAGCGCTTCTGATCCTTTCCCTATTTACCTATCCGTATCTCTTCCTTTCCCTCCGGGCCGCCTTTTTGGGTTTGGACCCCACGCTGGAAGAAGCTGCACGGACACTTGGTCTCAAACCATGGCAAGCTTTCCTCCGGGCAGCTTTTCCCCAACTCCTGCCCGCTCTGCTTTCGGGTTACCTCGTAGTGGGCCTTCACGTGCTGGGGGACTTCGGTACCGTGAGCTTGTTGCGCTACGAAACCTTCTCCTACGCCATCTACCTGCAATACAACGCCGCTTTTGACCGGGTATACGCTGCTTGGCTAGCCCTAATGCTCCTTCTCCTCACAGGAGGGTTACTCGCCCTAGAAGGGCTCTTCCTCCGACGCCTCACCATAGGGCGTACAGGACGAGGAGCTAGCCGAAAAGCAAAGCCCGTCCACTTAGGCATCTTTGCCCCTATAGCCTATCTCGTACTAACCCTGCCACTTCTTTTCGGCCTGATCTTTCCCCTCTTCGTGCTCTTCTACTTGGCCCAGCGTTTTCCCATGGAAAGGCTTTATGGGGTCGGCGAAGCCCTCCTCCACTCCGCCCTTGCTGCCTTACCCGCAAGCCTCCTGGCCGTGGGCATGGCCCTGCCCATCGCTTACCTAGCCACGCGGTACCCCCTTGGCCTATCCCGGATGTTAGAACGCATCGCCTACCTAGGGTACGCCATCCCGCCCCTGGCATTTGCTCTAGCCTGGATCTTCTTCAGCCTGCGAGGCCTCCCCTTCCTCTACGGCACCCTGCCCCTCTTGGTCCTGGTCCTCGCCTTCCACTTCCTGGCGGAAAGCCTAGGCCCGGTGAGGGGAGCGCTCCTCCAGGTGCCGAGGCGCCTGGAGGAGGCGGCGAGAACCCTGGGCGAGACCCCCACGGGGGCCTTCTTCCGCGTCACCTTTCCCCTGCTTTGGCGGGGTGCGGTGGCGGGAGGGGCCTTGGCCTTCATCGGGGCGGTAAAGGAACTCCCCATCACCCTCCTCCTCGCCCCCATGGGCTACGCCACCCTGGCCACCCGGGTTTTCAGCTACACTCAAGAAGCCATGTTCGCCGAGGCCGCCCCCTTCGCCCTCCTTATCGTCCTCCTCTCGGCGGCCTTTGTTGGGGTGTTGCTGTGGAGCGAGCGCCGCTTTTAA
- a CDS encoding iron ABC transporter substrate-binding protein, producing MVRRSFLVGLLGLAGLGLGLAQQQTLTIYSGRGESLVGPLVQQFQRETGIRVQVRYGSDAQILAALQEEGSRSPADVVWLNTSGALGRAAALNLLRPLSENLLKRPVGFIPASKRWVPVTVRLRVLAYNPQKFKPEELPQSLLDLPRFVQEKGLQGRIGWTPTYSSFQDMVAAIILLHGEQAARQWLTAFKALNPKSYGSSNVAMVDAIRAGEIDLASTNHYYVVRFQRAGFQVGMASFRDGDVGNLALVTGAGIHRNSRNLSAATRFLTYLLSPKGQQYFVGNIGEYPVVQDVVPDPRLLPLEEALKKTPNLDFEKLPLEQALQLMRELGIL from the coding sequence ATGGTGCGGAGAAGTTTCCTCGTAGGTCTCCTTGGCTTGGCAGGCCTTGGTTTAGGCTTGGCTCAGCAACAAACCCTTACGATTTACTCTGGCCGGGGTGAAAGCTTAGTGGGTCCCCTGGTGCAGCAGTTCCAGCGGGAAACCGGCATCCGCGTCCAGGTTCGCTACGGATCCGACGCCCAAATCCTTGCGGCCCTCCAAGAGGAAGGGAGCCGGTCTCCGGCAGACGTGGTCTGGCTAAACACATCCGGCGCCTTAGGCCGTGCTGCCGCCTTAAACCTCCTCCGCCCTCTAAGCGAGAACCTCCTCAAGCGGCCGGTGGGCTTCATCCCCGCTTCCAAGCGGTGGGTACCCGTAACCGTGCGCCTTCGGGTCTTGGCTTATAACCCCCAAAAGTTCAAGCCTGAGGAGTTGCCTCAAAGCCTTCTAGACCTACCCCGCTTTGTCCAGGAAAAGGGTCTTCAGGGGAGGATAGGTTGGACCCCCACCTACTCTAGCTTCCAGGACATGGTGGCTGCCATTATCCTCCTCCATGGGGAGCAGGCAGCACGCCAATGGCTCACCGCTTTTAAGGCCCTTAACCCCAAAAGCTACGGCTCCTCTAACGTAGCCATGGTGGACGCCATCCGGGCTGGAGAAATTGACCTCGCCTCCACCAACCACTACTACGTGGTACGCTTCCAACGGGCAGGCTTTCAGGTGGGCATGGCATCTTTCCGGGACGGAGATGTAGGGAATCTCGCCCTGGTGACGGGTGCGGGCATCCACCGCAACAGCCGCAACCTGAGCGCTGCCACCCGCTTCCTCACCTACCTCCTCTCCCCGAAGGGACAGCAGTACTTCGTGGGCAACATCGGTGAGTACCCCGTGGTTCAGGACGTGGTTCCTGACCCCAGGCTCCTGCCCCTGGAAGAGGCACTCAAGAAGACGCCAAACCTGGACTTTGAGAAGCTTCCCCTGGAACAGGCGCTGCAGCTCATGCGCGAACTGGGTATCCTCTAG
- a CDS encoding metalloenzyme, translated as MLFLFVDGLGLGEALEGLFPLLLELSPKPLDATLGVEGLPQSGTGQTTLLTGVNAAQLLGHHQGPFPSPRLRPLLRRSLYAWAKEAGLKVLHANAYRPEYLRRATEGRRLLLSAFAQAASLAGLPLLPLGHPLALPPAFWADPYGMGARAASLSRAFDLVVLEYWALDLAAHRAPETLGERFRELSRFLEGFLAEGGELLLTSDHGNAEEPWHPRHTRNPVPLVYSGEAPFWPQDLAGVLPWLQVIIAFKLRKSDRNT; from the coding sequence GTGCTCTTCCTCTTCGTGGACGGCCTGGGGCTCGGGGAAGCGCTAGAAGGCCTCTTCCCCCTCCTTTTGGAGCTTTCCCCTAAGCCCCTGGACGCCACCTTGGGGGTGGAGGGCCTCCCCCAGTCGGGCACGGGGCAGACCACCCTCCTCACCGGGGTCAACGCCGCCCAGCTCCTCGGCCACCACCAGGGGCCCTTCCCTAGCCCCAGGCTTAGACCCCTCCTCCGGCGAAGCCTTTACGCCTGGGCTAAAGAGGCGGGCCTAAAGGTCCTCCACGCCAACGCCTACCGGCCGGAATACCTCAGGCGGGCCACGGAAGGGAGGCGGCTTCTCCTTTCCGCCTTCGCCCAGGCGGCAAGCCTGGCGGGCCTCCCCCTCCTCCCCTTAGGCCACCCCTTGGCCCTTCCCCCCGCCTTCTGGGCAGATCCCTACGGCATGGGCGCGCGGGCGGCCAGCCTGTCCCGGGCCTTTGACCTCGTGGTCCTGGAATACTGGGCTTTGGACCTGGCGGCCCACCGCGCCCCCGAAACGTTAGGGGAGCGCTTTCGGGAGCTATCCCGCTTCCTAGAAGGCTTTCTGGCCGAAGGGGGCGAGCTTCTCCTTACCTCGGACCACGGCAACGCCGAAGAGCCCTGGCACCCCAGGCACACCCGAAACCCCGTGCCCCTGGTCTACTCGGGGGAAGCCCCCTTCTGGCCGCAGGACCTGGCGGGGGTCCTTCCCTGGTTGCAAGTGATTATCGCTTTTAAACTTAGAAAATCCGACCGGAATACTTGA
- a CDS encoding OsmC family protein encodes MPVRQANAVWEGGLRQGKGIMRLQSQAFEGPYSFPSRFEEGEGTNPEELIAAAHAGCFSMALAASLEREGFPPKRVSTEARVHLEMVEGKPTLTRIELLTEAEVPGISPEKFQEIAQAAKEGCPVSRALAAVKEITLQARLV; translated from the coding sequence ATGCCGGTGCGCCAAGCGAATGCGGTATGGGAAGGCGGTCTCCGTCAGGGCAAGGGTATCATGCGGCTCCAGAGCCAGGCCTTTGAGGGGCCCTATTCCTTCCCCTCGCGCTTTGAGGAGGGGGAGGGCACGAACCCGGAAGAGCTCATCGCCGCAGCCCATGCGGGTTGCTTCTCCATGGCCTTGGCCGCCAGCCTGGAGCGGGAGGGCTTCCCCCCCAAGCGGGTTTCCACCGAGGCCCGGGTGCACCTGGAGATGGTGGAAGGAAAGCCCACCCTCACCCGGATTGAGCTCTTGACCGAGGCGGAGGTGCCCGGGATTAGTCCCGAGAAGTTCCAAGAGATCGCCCAGGCGGCCAAGGAAGGCTGCCCCGTCTCCCGGGCTCTGGCGGCGGTGAAGGAGATTACCCTTCAGGCCAGGCTGGTCTAG
- a CDS encoding zinc ribbon domain-containing protein, translating into MGSVNGPDAPHRGQHEALKALFGLQEKDLEIDRLQQEAESLPEELLSVKSQVEALERELEDLLERQAELRKEYNRHSLDIEDLTAKEKQAEAEQRQAQSAREQTQYENRIQQIKDRIRELLELSTPIMEAMENLEAEIARLEAELAQLRPRLEELLEANRVRVEALKAEIQARLEERAALAQGIPAPVLKEYEAIRRARKGMGIVRMARQGQVFRCEGCNVVLPTHVAQKVIQGQLTRCPSCGRLLWKGEA; encoded by the coding sequence ATGGGAAGCGTGAACGGGCCGGACGCTCCCCACAGGGGACAACATGAGGCGCTCAAGGCCCTCTTCGGGCTCCAAGAGAAGGATTTGGAAATAGATAGGCTCCAGCAAGAAGCGGAAAGCCTCCCCGAGGAGTTGCTTTCCGTAAAGTCCCAGGTGGAAGCCCTGGAAAGGGAACTGGAGGACCTGCTGGAGCGCCAGGCGGAGCTACGGAAGGAGTACAACCGCCACAGCCTGGACATAGAGGACCTCACCGCCAAGGAAAAGCAGGCGGAGGCCGAGCAGCGCCAAGCGCAAAGCGCCCGGGAGCAGACCCAGTACGAGAACCGCATCCAGCAGATCAAGGACCGCATCCGCGAGCTCCTGGAGCTCTCCACCCCCATCATGGAGGCCATGGAGAACCTGGAGGCCGAGATCGCCCGCTTGGAAGCCGAGCTCGCCCAGCTTAGGCCCAGGCTGGAGGAACTCCTGGAGGCCAATCGGGTGCGGGTGGAAGCCCTTAAGGCGGAAATACAGGCCAGGCTAGAGGAACGGGCGGCCTTGGCCCAAGGCATCCCCGCCCCCGTCCTCAAGGAGTACGAGGCCATCCGCCGGGCCCGCAAGGGCATGGGGATCGTGCGCATGGCCCGGCAGGGCCAGGTCTTCCGCTGCGAGGGGTGCAACGTGGTCCTCCCCACCCACGTGGCGCAAAAGGTGATCCAGGGGCAGCTCACCCGCTGCCCCTCCTGCGGCCGCCTCCTCTGGAAAGGGGAGGCCTAG
- a CDS encoding MBL fold metallo-hydrolase yields MRAHRLVLGPLAANAYLVETPEGAVLIDPGDEPERILALLAQTGLAPKAILLTHAHFDHVGAVAPLVAAFGLPVYLHPLDLPLYERAAEAAQAWGFAIPKPPLPVEPLAEGMELFGLQVLHLPGHSPGHVAFLDPKGQAVFSGDLLFRGSIGRYDLPGADPQALFASLKRLLALPPDTQVHPGHGPSTTLGLEARTNPFLTGLEWEA; encoded by the coding sequence ATGAGGGCCCACCGCCTGGTCCTAGGCCCCTTGGCGGCGAACGCCTACCTGGTGGAAACCCCCGAGGGGGCGGTCCTCATAGACCCGGGGGACGAGCCCGAGAGGATCCTGGCCCTCCTCGCCCAAACGGGCCTCGCCCCAAAGGCCATCCTCCTCACCCACGCCCACTTTGACCACGTGGGGGCCGTGGCCCCCTTGGTGGCCGCCTTTGGCCTACCCGTCTACCTCCACCCCCTGGACCTTCCCCTTTACGAGCGGGCGGCGGAAGCGGCGCAAGCCTGGGGCTTCGCCATCCCCAAACCCCCCTTGCCCGTGGAGCCCCTGGCGGAGGGGATGGAGCTTTTTGGCCTCCAGGTCCTCCACCTCCCCGGGCATAGCCCTGGGCACGTGGCCTTCCTGGACCCCAAAGGCCAAGCGGTCTTTTCCGGGGACCTCCTCTTCCGGGGAAGCATCGGCCGCTACGACCTTCCCGGAGCCGACCCCCAGGCCCTCTTCGCCTCCCTAAAGCGCCTTCTCGCCCTTCCCCCGGACACCCAGGTCCACCCGGGGCACGGGCCCTCCACCACCCTGGGCCTCGAGGCCCGCACGAACCCCTTCCTCACGGGGTTAGAATGGGAAGCGTGA
- a CDS encoding sulfurtransferase, with product MKLPQGAVLVDTRPRAAYEAGHLPGARHLDLSAPRLRLREEAELKALEAGLTELFQSLGLQSPVVLYDEGLTSRLCRTAFFLGLGGLEVELWTEGWEPYATETEEPKPERTQVEARLRRDWLLTADEAARHPLLLDVRSPEEYQGKVHPPCCPRGGRIPGSRNVPLEHFLNPEGLLERLGLEPGQEVGVYCHSGARSAVAFFVLRSLGVRAQNYLGSMHEWLQEGLPTEP from the coding sequence ATGAAGCTTCCCCAAGGCGCCGTTTTGGTGGACACCCGACCCCGGGCCGCCTACGAGGCGGGGCACCTGCCGGGGGCCCGCCACCTGGACCTCTCCGCCCCCCGGCTCCGCCTGCGGGAGGAGGCGGAGCTGAAAGCGCTGGAGGCGGGCCTCACCGAGCTTTTCCAAAGCCTCGGCCTCCAAAGCCCCGTGGTCCTCTACGATGAGGGCCTCACCAGCCGGCTTTGCCGCACCGCCTTCTTCCTGGGCCTGGGGGGCCTCGAGGTGGAGCTCTGGACCGAGGGGTGGGAGCCCTACGCCACGGAAACGGAGGAACCCAAACCCGAGCGCACCCAGGTGGAGGCCCGCCTAAGGCGGGACTGGCTCCTCACCGCCGACGAGGCCGCCCGCCACCCCCTCCTCCTGGACGTGCGAAGCCCCGAGGAGTATCAGGGGAAGGTCCACCCCCCCTGCTGCCCCCGGGGCGGGCGCATCCCCGGAAGCCGGAACGTTCCCCTAGAGCACTTCCTCAACCCTGAAGGCCTTCTAGAGCGGCTCGGCCTGGAGCCCGGGCAGGAGGTGGGGGTCTACTGCCACTCCGGGGCCCGGAGCGCCGTGGCCTTCTTCGTCCTGCGGAGCCTGGGGGTAAGGGCCCAGAACTACCTGGGCTCCATGCACGAGTGGCTGCAGGAGGGGCTACCCACGGAACCATGA
- a CDS encoding Hsp20/alpha crystallin family protein, with protein sequence MALVRRDARPLEITPFRTWGPFSLLEEANRLFEEVLGDLGRPAVAYVAPADLYETDEALVLEMAVPGLAPEDLEVSLEGNKLTVRGQVKPAQDVGVRRYYLQEIPHGSFVRTFTLPVEVKGDEAKAEFRHGILRLTLPKVAEARAKRIPIQVVQ encoded by the coding sequence ATGGCCCTGGTGCGTAGGGACGCTCGCCCTCTGGAGATCACGCCCTTTAGGACCTGGGGCCCCTTCTCCCTCCTGGAAGAGGCCAACCGGCTCTTTGAGGAGGTCTTGGGCGACTTGGGCCGGCCCGCTGTGGCCTACGTGGCCCCCGCGGACCTCTACGAGACGGACGAGGCCCTGGTCCTGGAGATGGCGGTGCCGGGCCTTGCCCCCGAGGACCTGGAGGTGAGCCTCGAGGGCAACAAGCTCACCGTCCGGGGCCAGGTGAAGCCGGCCCAGGACGTGGGGGTGCGCCGCTACTACCTCCAGGAGATCCCCCACGGCTCCTTCGTGCGCACCTTTACCCTGCCCGTGGAGGTCAAGGGGGACGAGGCCAAGGCGGAGTTCCGCCACGGCATCCTCCGGCTCACCCTGCCCAAGGTGGCGGAGGCCCGGGCCAAGCGGATCCCCATCCAGGTGGTCCAGTAA
- a CDS encoding MalY/PatB family protein: MTLPPRKDSLKWSAYPEDVLPLWVADMDFPVAEPIVRALKERAEGFLGYPPREGDPELKALLLEQTGLQGEVAFMPGVVVGLYAAVAAFTAPGQGVLTQLPIYPPFLAAIREQKRTLLANPLRETEEGYRLDLPGLERLAFASRLLLFCHPQNPTGRVFTEEELAALAAIARRHDLIVVSDELHAPLTYERPHVPLARFLPERTLTLLGPGKAYNLAGLPLGAVVGPKPLVEALKRHLPHTFPNVLAMAAWKAALREGEPWLREILARLKANRERVAAWARRVGLGHFPPEGTYLAWIKTEIPKAAAFFLQEARVALNPGESFGEGYDRYVRLNFATYPEVLEEALRRLEGALKAKNPQD, encoded by the coding sequence ATGACGCTACCGCCCCGCAAGGACTCCCTGAAGTGGAGCGCCTACCCCGAGGACGTGTTGCCCCTGTGGGTTGCGGACATGGACTTCCCCGTGGCCGAGCCCATCGTGCGGGCCCTGAAGGAGCGGGCGGAGGGGTTTTTGGGCTATCCGCCCCGGGAAGGGGACCCCGAGCTCAAGGCCCTCCTCCTGGAACAGACGGGCCTGCAAGGGGAGGTGGCCTTCATGCCCGGGGTGGTGGTGGGGCTTTACGCCGCCGTGGCCGCCTTCACCGCCCCTGGCCAAGGGGTCTTGACCCAGCTTCCCATCTACCCCCCCTTCCTCGCCGCCATCCGCGAGCAGAAGCGCACCCTTCTCGCCAACCCCTTGCGGGAAACGGAGGAGGGCTACCGCCTGGACCTTCCCGGCCTAGAGCGCCTCGCCTTCGCCAGCCGCCTCCTCCTCTTCTGCCACCCGCAAAACCCCACGGGCCGGGTCTTCACCGAGGAGGAGCTTGCCGCCCTCGCCGCCATCGCCCGCAGGCACGACCTCATCGTGGTTTCCGACGAGCTCCACGCCCCCCTCACCTACGAAAGGCCCCACGTGCCCCTGGCCCGCTTCCTCCCCGAGCGCACCCTCACCCTCCTGGGCCCGGGCAAGGCCTACAACCTGGCGGGGCTACCCCTGGGGGCCGTGGTGGGGCCCAAGCCCCTGGTGGAGGCCCTGAAGCGCCACCTCCCCCATACCTTCCCCAACGTCTTGGCCATGGCCGCCTGGAAGGCGGCCTTGCGGGAAGGGGAGCCCTGGCTCCGGGAAATCCTCGCCCGCCTTAAGGCCAACCGGGAGCGGGTGGCGGCCTGGGCCAGGCGGGTGGGCCTAGGGCACTTCCCCCCTGAGGGCACCTACCTGGCCTGGATAAAGACGGAAATCCCCAAGGCCGCCGCCTTTTTCCTCCAGGAGGCCCGGGTGGCGCTAAACCCCGGGGAGAGCTTCGGGGAAGGGTACGACCGGTACGTGCGCCTCAACTTCGCCACCTACCCCGAGGTGTTGGAAGAGGCCCTAAGGCGCCTGGAAGGGGCCTTGAAAGCTAAAAACCCCCAGGACTAG